The Terrirubrum flagellatum nucleotide sequence CATCATCATCGGGAGGAATTCCATGTCAGTCGCCATCTCAACGCCCGATCGCCAGCAGATCGTTCGTTCGGTTCTTGATGCGGTGAAGAGTTCGGGGCGCACCGCGCTCACGGCGCCCGAAGCGAAAATCGTCTGCGACGCCTACGATATTCCGCTGCCGCGCGAAGGTCTCGCGACATCGGCCAGCGAAGCCGAGAAGCTCGCGTCCGGCATGGGCTACCCCGTGGTGATGAAGATCGTTTCGGCTGACATCCTGCACAAGACGGATGCGGGCGGCGTTATCGTTGGCGTGAAATCGGCCGAAGAGGCGAAGGCGGCCTACGACAAGATTCTCGCCAATGCGAAAGCCTACAAGGCGGACGCCGCGATTGATGGCGTGCAAGTGCAGCAGATGCTGCCGTCCGGCGCGACGGAGACGCTGGTTGGCGCCATCACCGATCCGTCCTTCGGCAAGCTTGTCGCATTTGGTCTTGGCGGCGTGCTTGTCGAAGTGCTGAAGGACCTGACGTTCCGTCTCGCGCCGGTGACGAAGGCGCAGGCGCTGGACATGATCGGTTCAATCAAGGCGAAGGAAATGCTCGACGGCGTGCGCGGCGGCGAAGCCGTCGACCGCAATGCGCTGGCTGGCATCCTCGTGCAGGTGTCGACGCTGCTCGATGATTTCCCCGAGATCGATGAGCTCGATCTCAATCCGGTGTTTGCGACAAAGAAGGGCGCGACCGCGGTCGATGCGCGCATCGTCTGCAATTTCGAGGCGCGCGCCGAGCGCTTCCGTCCGGATCAGGGCGCAATCGTCAAGGCGATGAATCGCATCTTCCATCCGAAGGCGGTCGCCGTCATCGGCGCCTCGAACGAGATCGGCAAGATCGGCAACTCCGTGATGAAGAATCTCATCAATGGCGGCTACAAGGGAACCATCGTTCCCGTGCATCCCAAGGCCGACGTGATCGAGGGCGTGAAGGCCTACAAGTCGGTGCTCGACTATGCCGGCGACATCGACGTCGCGGTGTTTGCGGTGCCGGCGAAACTCTGCAACGCCGCGATGGACGAGGTCGGACGCAAGGGCATTCCCGGCGCGGTGATGATCCCTTCGGGCTTCGCCGAGACCGGCGACCAGCCGCTGCAGGACGAGCTGCTCGCGACGGCGCGCAAGCACAATGTGCGCATCATGGGGCCGAACATCTACGGCTTCTACTACACGCCGGAGAATCTCTGCGCGACCTTCTGCACAGCGTTTGACGTCAAGGGTAAGGCGGCGTTGTCGTCGCAATCCGGCGGCGTCGGCATGTCGATCATCGGCTTTGCGCGCTCGACCAAGATGGGCGTGTCATCGATCGTCGGTCTCGGCAACAAGTCCGATGTGGACGAGGACGATCTCCTGACTTTCTTCGAGCAGGACCCGAACACGCAGGTCATCGCGATGCATTGCGAAGATCTCAAGGATGGTCGCGCCTTCTCCGAGGTCGCGGCGCGCGTGTCGAAGAAGAAGCCTGTAATCATGCTGAAGGCGGGCCGCACCGCCTACGGCGCGAAGGCTGCGGCGTCGCATACCGGCGCGCTCGCAGGCAACGATAAGATCTATGACGATGTGCTGAAGGCGTCAGGCGTCATCCGCGCGCCGTCATTGCGCTCGATGCTTGAATATGCGCGTGGCGTGCAGGTGCTGCCGGCGCCGAAGGGAGAGAATGTTCTCATCATTACCGGCGCCGGCGGATCAGGGGTGCTCCTCTCGGACGCCTGCTTCGACAACGGCCTGACGCTGATGAAGATGCCTGATGATCTCGATGCGGCGTTCCGTAAGTTCATTCCGCCGTTCGGCGCCGCTGGCAATCCCGTCGATATCACCGGCGGCGAGCCACCGAGGACCTATCAGAACACGGTCCGCCTCGGGCTTGAGGATGATCGCATCCATGCGCTCATTCTTGGCTATTGGCATACGATCGTGACGCCGCCTCTGGTCTTCGCCGACAAGATGATCGAGGTCGTCAGCGAAATGCGCGCCAAGGGGATCGACAAGCCGATCGTCGCCTCGTTGGTCGGCGACGTCGAGGTCGAGAAGGCTTGCGAGAAGCTCTACGATCACGGCATCGTCGCCTATCCCTATACGACGGAAACGCCGGTCGAAGTGCTGGGCGCGAAATACAAGTGGGCGCGCGCGGCCGGGCTGATCTAGTCGAATAGCGCGCGGATGCGACGAGCGTCCGCGCGCAGTTTCCAATTGAGGCGGGCGGCATGTCGGCACGCATCATTGACGGCGTCGCGCACGCCGAAGCGCTTCGCGCACGCGTTCGCGAGACTGTCGCGCGCCTCAATGTTTCGCCCGGTCTTGCGGTCGTGCTCGTGGGCGACGATCCCGCGAGTCAAGTTTATGTGCGCACGAAATCGCGCCAGGCGCAGGCGGTTGGCATCGCGGCGATGGATCATCGTCTGCCGGCGACAACAACGGAAGTCGAACTGCTCGCCGTGATCGCGCGGCTGAACGTTGATCCGGCCGTGCACGGAATTCTCGTTCAATTGCCACTGCCGGCTCATATCGTCACGGCGAACGTGTTGCGCGCGATCGATCCGGCGAAAGACGTGGACGGGTTTCATCCCGTCAATGTCGGGCTGCTCGCGACGGGGCGCAGCGAGG carries:
- a CDS encoding acetate--CoA ligase family protein, with amino-acid sequence MSVAISTPDRQQIVRSVLDAVKSSGRTALTAPEAKIVCDAYDIPLPREGLATSASEAEKLASGMGYPVVMKIVSADILHKTDAGGVIVGVKSAEEAKAAYDKILANAKAYKADAAIDGVQVQQMLPSGATETLVGAITDPSFGKLVAFGLGGVLVEVLKDLTFRLAPVTKAQALDMIGSIKAKEMLDGVRGGEAVDRNALAGILVQVSTLLDDFPEIDELDLNPVFATKKGATAVDARIVCNFEARAERFRPDQGAIVKAMNRIFHPKAVAVIGASNEIGKIGNSVMKNLINGGYKGTIVPVHPKADVIEGVKAYKSVLDYAGDIDVAVFAVPAKLCNAAMDEVGRKGIPGAVMIPSGFAETGDQPLQDELLATARKHNVRIMGPNIYGFYYTPENLCATFCTAFDVKGKAALSSQSGGVGMSIIGFARSTKMGVSSIVGLGNKSDVDEDDLLTFFEQDPNTQVIAMHCEDLKDGRAFSEVAARVSKKKPVIMLKAGRTAYGAKAAASHTGALAGNDKIYDDVLKASGVIRAPSLRSMLEYARGVQVLPAPKGENVLIITGAGGSGVLLSDACFDNGLTLMKMPDDLDAAFRKFIPPFGAAGNPVDITGGEPPRTYQNTVRLGLEDDRIHALILGYWHTIVTPPLVFADKMIEVVSEMRAKGIDKPIVASLVGDVEVEKACEKLYDHGIVAYPYTTETPVEVLGAKYKWARAAGLI